From Heliomicrobium modesticaldum Ice1, a single genomic window includes:
- a CDS encoding spore germination protein → MEEHKQSFWETYLYKHRKDEIPPPDDRSGKVERALPASLEATKDALKKALGEPKDLFFRPIENPALGRKFLLAAIEGLIDKKELALHVIEPLQSAPPQDESSDIFEILGQMVISVPNWQKIKTLDQAKSQLLDGNTLLFAEGLSSGLVIFNHQYEHRTVGEPITEQVIRGPIEGFVEAIRVNTALLRKHIKDERLRVESMTIGRRSKTKAVVAYVEGIAYPPRIDAVKEDLKSLDIDVVHDVAELSLLLQKRSFNIFPLSLTSERTDRVSAALMEGRIAVFIDNSPAAMVVPAIFIDFWRTPEDYYYSPVLVTFFRILRMIVGNHLTMMLPALYISFTEFPTGIIGSQLILNMAASREGIAFPPTVEVLLMLLMLDIILEASQRLPRIVGGAVTIVGGLILGQAAVQSKLASNIIVIIVAVTAITNLTVSNLSMLQAMRLLKYYFMIWASFFGVVGVVFAATTVLAYVGSLKSYGVPYLSQMSAIHLRDLTDTIYLFSPKWRTNRPRTFKAEDGQRWDTKSMKYNEDSMDDV, encoded by the coding sequence GTGGAAGAGCATAAACAGAGCTTTTGGGAAACCTATCTCTATAAACACCGCAAAGATGAGATCCCGCCGCCAGACGATCGTTCCGGGAAGGTGGAGCGGGCTCTGCCGGCCTCGCTGGAGGCGACGAAGGATGCGCTCAAAAAGGCACTCGGCGAGCCGAAAGACCTCTTCTTTCGACCGATCGAAAATCCAGCGCTGGGCCGGAAGTTTCTCCTCGCCGCCATCGAAGGGCTGATCGACAAAAAAGAACTCGCCCTACATGTGATCGAACCGTTGCAGAGTGCGCCGCCCCAGGATGAATCTTCTGATATCTTTGAGATACTCGGGCAAATGGTCATCTCCGTCCCCAACTGGCAGAAGATCAAAACGCTTGATCAGGCCAAAAGCCAACTTCTCGACGGTAACACGCTCCTCTTCGCCGAGGGGTTGTCATCAGGCCTTGTCATCTTCAATCACCAGTACGAACACCGGACAGTCGGCGAGCCCATCACGGAACAGGTGATCCGCGGCCCTATCGAGGGGTTTGTCGAGGCCATTCGCGTCAATACGGCCTTGTTGCGCAAGCACATCAAGGACGAACGCTTGCGAGTCGAGTCGATGACGATCGGGCGGCGGAGCAAGACCAAGGCGGTCGTGGCCTATGTGGAGGGGATCGCCTACCCGCCGCGGATCGACGCCGTCAAGGAGGACCTGAAAAGCCTCGATATCGATGTGGTTCATGATGTGGCCGAATTGTCGCTGTTGCTGCAGAAGCGTTCCTTCAACATCTTTCCCCTCAGCCTGACGAGCGAACGGACAGACCGGGTGTCGGCTGCCTTGATGGAAGGCCGCATCGCCGTTTTCATTGACAATTCGCCGGCCGCTATGGTGGTGCCGGCCATCTTCATCGATTTCTGGCGCACCCCGGAAGACTACTACTATTCTCCTGTCCTGGTCACTTTTTTCCGCATCTTGCGCATGATCGTCGGCAATCACCTGACCATGATGCTCCCGGCTCTGTACATCTCCTTCACCGAATTCCCGACAGGGATCATCGGCTCCCAACTGATCTTGAACATGGCCGCCTCCCGCGAGGGGATCGCCTTCCCTCCGACGGTGGAGGTGCTGCTCATGCTGCTCATGCTGGACATCATCTTGGAGGCGAGTCAGCGGCTTCCGCGCATTGTCGGCGGTGCCGTCACCATCGTCGGCGGCCTGATCCTGGGCCAGGCGGCCGTCCAGTCGAAGCTGGCCTCTAACATCATCGTCATCATCGTCGCTGTCACAGCCATCACGAACCTGACTGTCTCCAACCTGTCCATGCTGCAGGCGATGCGGCTATTGAAGTACTATTTTATGATCTGGGCGTCTTTTTTTGGTGTCGTCGGCGTCGTATTCGCGGCGACCACTGTGCTGGCCTATGTGGGTTCCTTGAAATCCTATGGCGTTCCTTACCTCAGCCAGATGTCGGCCATCCACCTTCGCGACCTGACCGATACGATTTACCTCTTTTCACCAAAATGGCGGACAAACCGTCCGCGCACCTTCAAGGCAGAAGACGGTCAGCGCTGGGACACCAAGTCGATGAAATACAACGAAGACAGCATGGATG